The Hevea brasiliensis isolate MT/VB/25A 57/8 chromosome 9, ASM3005281v1, whole genome shotgun sequence nucleotide sequence TTGTTCGGGaaagaaaagtaaagaaaaatatgAAGCAACTGTACCTGAGGCGTTGGTGGGTAAGCGAGTGCACGCAAGAGAGGATGAGGAGCTTGGATTCTCTCTGAGTCTTTTGGGATTCTCTCCGCGGAGTTGAAGGTGCTGCTGCTGTTGCTGCAAGGCAGAGCGCTGTTGTTGCCTCTCTCGGCGTTTAGAAGCAGGAACCCATGTGCTTTTGACATGGGTTTGGCAGTCGAATCCTCGGCTCTTGCAACAAGTTCTACACCGCATGTATACACAATCTTTCCTGGCTTGGTTGCCGCAATCTTGGCAGCTCATGCCTCCTCCTCCACTGCTGGACCTCATCATCATGAAGGCTGATCTCGACGAAGACTCATCAGAGAAGTTGATTGAGCTCCTGCCGGGGCCCACCCCTAACCCAGCAGCTGAAGAGTAAAGATCTTGCTGTGGATTTTGGTGGCGTTGGTGGAGAAATTCTTGCTGTTGCCATAGCTCAAAACCCTTGTAAGGAATGTCTTCGTTTTTGTACCAGAACCAGCCTTCTTGTGGGATTTCACTTGGCGGGTTGTTATGCTGGTCGTCTTGGTTACTTCCCCCACCACCACCTCCTAATGAGAACAGCCCAGCCATTGTTCTAAACCTGACCCAATCCTCAATTGTGAGAGAAAATccatatcagaagctactggctCTCTGGGTTTTTTGACTAGTGAATAGAGCCCTGAAGTGAAATGTAGTCTTTAGAAATTCtggaattatgggttttgagtggAAGAGAGAATTATTCTTACAATTTATTTCTTCGTATTTTTTGTGTTGTATACGTGTATTGTGTCCGTGATTCCCTCTCTCCTCACTCTATCCGGTCTCTAAACAACAGCGTAGTTGCTGATTAGTTATGCTTTTTGTTGTTGATGTTCTTGGTGGCGACAGCGGTGGTCGGTAATTTCGCCTGCCAGAACGAAGTAATAGTAATTCAGCAACTTTTGGAGGGTGGAGGAGCTCAGAAGTAGCGTCAATCGCGCTTTCAATTCTGTTCTCTCCTCCTTCCTTTCCTTTGGTTTCTTTTTACTTGACAGTGGTGGAATTGAGATGACTCATTTAATTCCAAGACACAGAATTACAACTGCCGCTGCTGCATCTGCTGCTCATCCATCTGTCTGCAACGCCGCCATAGCCAGTCTTCTGCTACCCAATTTAATTCTCActctccttttctctctctctctctctgatttCTTGCAGTGCTGAACCTTTTAGCTTCTCTGAGCAATGCCTCGTGTCTCTATAACAAAAATaacctctctctctcccaaaagCTCTAAACTGCGTCCCTCTCTCCTCATTGGCTATGGACGTCACagtctcctctttctctctctcgatCTCCCGCAACGAAAACGATCTATCTCATTCTCATCTAACGGTCATTTATCATGACACGTGGCTATTCAACCTCTCTCCTTCTTTTTCACGGAAAACCCGctactttattttttttccctTCTGACCTTATtctattattttttcattttttatacaaataaaaaaataatta carries:
- the LOC110639588 gene encoding protein SHI RELATED SEQUENCE 1 isoform X2 codes for the protein MAGLFSLGGGGGGSNQDDQHNNPPSEIPQEGWFWYKNEDIPYKGFELWQQQEFLHQRHQNPQQDLYSSAAGLGVGPGRSSINFSDESSSRSAFMMMRSSSGGGGMSCQDCGNQARKDCVYMRCRTCCKSRGFDCQTHVKSTWVPASKRRERQQQRSALQQQQQHLQLRGENPKRLRENPSSSSSLACTRLPTNASVLGLELGNFPAEVSSPAVFRCVRVSGIDEHDDQYAYQTAVNIGGHFFKGILYDHGPESTYMSAAETSSGGASGVAQPLNLITAGTATASAAISPTGAGGGVTSASSSAAASAFMDPSSLYPIPLNTFIAGTPFFPNPRS
- the LOC110639588 gene encoding protein SHI RELATED SEQUENCE 1 isoform X1; its protein translation is MAGLFSLGGGGGGSNQDDQHNNPPSEIPQEGWFWYKNEDIPYKGFELWQQQEFLHQRHQNPQQDLYSSAAGLGVGPGRSSINFSDESSSRSAFMMMRSSSGGGGMSCQDCGNQARKDCVYMRCRTCCKSRGFDCQTHVKSTWVPASKRRERQQQRSALQQQQQHLQLRGENPKRLRENPSSSSSLACTRLPTNASVLGLELGNFPAEVSSPAVFRCVRVSGIDEHDDQYAYQTAVNIGGHFFKGILYDHGPESTYMSAAETSSGGASGVAQPLNLITAGTATASAAISPTGAGGGVTSASSSAAASAFMDPSSLYPIPLNTFIAVHIGLGKLPFPCLPVSLPV